The following coding sequences are from one Carettochelys insculpta isolate YL-2023 chromosome 5, ASM3395843v1, whole genome shotgun sequence window:
- the F2RL1 gene encoding proteinase-activated receptor 2 has protein sequence MGRRWLQLLLLCAALVAASATVGRKSNTTKGRSFIGQKVENKNVSGKSYKVDDFATEILTGKLTTVFLPVVYITVFLIGLPSNAMALWVFFFRTKKKHPAVIYMANLALADLLFIIWFPLKIAYHVNGNNWIYGEGLCKVLVGFFYGNMYCSILFMTCLSVQRYWVIVNPILHTRKKSEMALGVSIAIWILILLSTIPLYLVDQTAYISNLNITTCHDVLPQTSLAHDMFNYFLSLAIGVFLFPAGLTAVAYILMIKTLNASISDVNIGKKRKRAIRLIITVLSIYLICFTPSNILLVVHYSLIRSHGQSNLYASYITTLCLSTLNSAIDPFIYYFVSKDFRDNLKNALLCRSVRTAKRMQVSLSSSRYLKKSNSYSSSSHTTKTTY, from the exons ATGGGCCgccgctggctgcagctgcttcttcTCTGCGCTGCGCTTGTGGCCGCCTCCGCCACAG TGGGAAGAAAATCCAACACTACAAAAGGAAGGAGTTTCATTGGCCAGAAGgttgaaaataaaaatgtctctGGAAAATCATATAAAGTAGATGACTTTGCCACAGAAATCCTTACTGGAAAACTGACTACAGTCTTTCTTCCTGTAGTCTACATTACAGTGTTTCTGATTGGTTTACCAAGCAATGCCATGGCTTTATGGGTCTTTTTcttcagaacaaaaaagaaacatcCAGCTGTGATTTATATGGCTAACCTCGCACTAGCAGATCTTCTATTCATCATCTGGTTCCCTCTGAAGATTGCATATCATGTCAATGGCAACAACTGGATCTATGGCGAAGGACTTTGTAAAGTActcgttggatttttttatggaaatatgtacTGCTCCATTCTTTTTATGACTTGTCTCAGTGTGCAAAGGTACTGGGTCATAGTGAACCCCATACTGCACACAAGAAAGAAGTCTGAAATGGCGCTGGGAGTTTCAATAGCAATATGGATTCTGATTTTGCTGAGCACCATTCCACTATACCTTGTTGATCAGACTGCATATATTTCAAATCTTAATATCACTACGTGTCATGATGTGTTGCCCCAGACTTCGTTGGCTCACGACATGTTTAATTATTTCCTTTCTCTAGCAATTGGAGTCTTCTTATTCCCAGCTGGTCTCACTGCTGTTGCCTACATACTAATGATTAAGACTCTGAATGCATCCATTTCAGATGTAAATATTGGAAAGAAACGGAAAAGAGCAATCAGGCTCATTATTACAGTACTATCCATATATCTTATCTGTTTTACACCAAGTAATATTCTACTTGTAGTGCACTATTCTCTAATCAGGAGCCACGGCCAAAGTAACCTGTATGCCTCATATATAACAACACTGTGTCTTTCCACTCTGAACAGTGCCATTGATCCTTTCATCtattattttgtttcaaaagactTTAGAGACAACCTTAAAAATGCACTCCTTTGCCGAAGTGTGCGAACTGCGAAGCGGATGCAAGTCTCTCTGTCATCAAGTAGATACCTTAAAAAATCCAACTCTTACTCTTCCAGTTCACATACAACGAAGACAACTTACTAA